The Deltaproteobacteria bacterium CG2_30_66_27 genome has a segment encoding these proteins:
- a CDS encoding aconitate hydratase 1: MHPDTFGTHSSRTVGGHAYGIFCLEALEKRRVGKISRLPFSIKVLLENLLRHEDGTTVTADDIRALANWSPKEASDREIAFRPARVLLQDFTGVPALVDLAAMRDAAKRMGGDPKRINPLMPADLVIDHSVQVDRFAAATAFPDNVAREYGRNGERYAFLRWGKESFRNFRVVPPGTGICHQVNLEHLAPVVFTRKDRSGAMAYPDTLVGTDSHTPMINGLGVVGWGVGGIEAEAAMLGQPISMLIPEVVGFKMTGELPVGATATDLVLTVVQMLRKKGVVGKFVEFYGKGLSSLSVADRATISNMSPEYGATIGFFPVDRETLSYLLFTGRDKGQVKLVEAYCKAQGLFRSGDTRDPAFSDTLSLDLSTVEPCMAGPRRPQDRVPLKEARDAFRKALSTWEKEVRPGNGDDGADRWMGEGGCVAGEICTPEMGAWTPGTTSVRLDQGVYDLHDGSVVVAAITSCTNTSNPSVMIGAGLVAKKAVEKGLRTRPWVKTSLAPGSKVVTRYLDRAGLTPYLQALGFHLVGYGCTTCIGNSGPLPEAVAETIRRANLVAASVLSGNRNFEGRIHPLCRANYLASPMLVVAYALVGDVDFDPYIEPLGHDRNGKPVFLHEIWPSPGEITEAVRSAVEPEMFRKEYASVFAGDEAWKKLPVPKSECFAWDPSSTYVRNPPFFENLPAEPEPVAEIRGARVLAVLGDSVTTDHISPAGDIAEDGPAGAYLKEHGIPKEEFNSYGSRRGNHEVMMRGTFANIRLRNLLAPGTEGGWTTYPPGGEKATIYDAAMRYAADGTPLILLAGKEYGSGSSRDWAAKGPCLLGVRAVIAESFERIHRSNLVGMGILPLQFVDGATRESLGLTGKEIYAVEGIAGEITPRMRVTVRVSGEGGERAFPALARIDTPAEVHYYLHGGILPYVLRRLIGKG, from the coding sequence ATGCATCCGGACACATTCGGGACCCATTCGAGCAGGACCGTCGGCGGACACGCCTACGGGATCTTTTGCCTGGAGGCGCTCGAAAAGCGCCGCGTCGGCAAGATCTCCCGCCTTCCCTTCTCCATCAAGGTCCTCCTCGAAAATCTTTTGCGCCACGAGGACGGCACAACGGTCACGGCGGACGACATCCGGGCGCTCGCGAATTGGTCGCCGAAAGAAGCGTCGGACCGCGAGATCGCCTTTCGCCCGGCGCGGGTGCTCCTCCAGGATTTCACCGGCGTTCCCGCCCTGGTCGATCTGGCGGCGATGCGCGACGCGGCGAAGCGGATGGGGGGCGACCCGAAGCGGATCAACCCGCTGATGCCGGCGGACCTCGTGATCGACCACTCCGTGCAGGTGGACCGGTTCGCGGCGGCGACCGCCTTCCCCGACAACGTGGCGAGGGAATACGGGCGCAACGGGGAGCGGTACGCGTTCCTGCGGTGGGGGAAGGAGTCGTTCCGCAACTTCCGCGTCGTCCCGCCCGGCACCGGGATCTGCCACCAGGTGAACCTGGAGCATCTCGCCCCCGTCGTCTTCACCCGGAAAGACCGCTCCGGCGCGATGGCGTACCCCGACACGCTCGTGGGGACCGACTCCCACACGCCGATGATCAACGGACTGGGCGTGGTGGGATGGGGCGTCGGCGGGATCGAGGCGGAGGCGGCGATGCTCGGCCAGCCGATCTCGATGCTCATCCCCGAGGTGGTGGGGTTCAAGATGACCGGAGAGCTCCCCGTCGGGGCGACCGCGACCGACCTCGTCCTCACCGTCGTACAGATGCTGCGGAAGAAAGGGGTGGTGGGAAAGTTCGTCGAGTTCTACGGGAAGGGGCTCTCCTCCCTCTCCGTGGCCGACCGGGCTACGATCTCGAACATGTCGCCGGAGTACGGCGCGACGATCGGCTTCTTCCCCGTCGACCGGGAGACGCTCTCTTACCTTCTCTTCACCGGCCGGGACAAGGGCCAGGTGAAGCTCGTGGAGGCGTATTGCAAGGCGCAGGGGCTCTTCCGCTCGGGCGACACCCGCGACCCGGCCTTCTCCGACACCCTGTCGCTCGATCTTTCCACCGTGGAGCCGTGCATGGCGGGGCCGCGCCGGCCGCAGGACCGCGTGCCGCTCAAGGAGGCGAGGGACGCGTTCCGAAAGGCCCTTTCCACGTGGGAAAAGGAGGTGCGGCCGGGAAACGGGGACGACGGCGCGGATCGGTGGATGGGAGAGGGCGGCTGCGTCGCTGGAGAGATTTGCACCCCGGAGATGGGAGCCTGGACGCCCGGGACGACGTCGGTGCGGCTCGACCAGGGGGTGTACGACCTGCACGACGGCTCGGTGGTGGTCGCCGCCATCACGAGCTGCACGAACACCTCCAACCCCTCCGTGATGATCGGCGCGGGGCTGGTGGCGAAGAAGGCGGTCGAAAAGGGGCTGCGGACGAGGCCCTGGGTCAAGACGAGCCTCGCCCCGGGGTCGAAGGTGGTGACGCGATACCTCGATCGCGCGGGGCTGACGCCGTATCTCCAGGCGCTCGGGTTCCACCTGGTCGGATACGGCTGCACCACCTGCATCGGGAACTCCGGGCCCCTCCCCGAGGCGGTCGCGGAGACGATCCGGCGCGCAAACCTCGTCGCCGCGTCGGTCCTGTCGGGAAACCGGAACTTCGAGGGACGGATCCACCCGCTGTGCCGGGCGAACTATCTCGCCTCCCCGATGCTCGTGGTGGCGTACGCCCTCGTCGGGGACGTCGACTTCGACCCGTACATCGAGCCGCTGGGCCACGACCGCAACGGGAAGCCGGTCTTCCTTCACGAGATCTGGCCGTCGCCCGGGGAGATCACCGAGGCGGTGCGATCCGCGGTCGAACCGGAGATGTTCCGCAAGGAGTACGCCTCCGTGTTCGCGGGGGACGAGGCGTGGAAAAAGCTTCCCGTCCCGAAATCCGAGTGCTTCGCCTGGGATCCGTCCTCCACCTACGTCAGGAACCCGCCGTTCTTCGAGAACCTGCCGGCGGAGCCGGAGCCGGTCGCGGAGATTCGCGGCGCGCGGGTTCTCGCGGTGCTCGGCGACTCGGTGACGACGGACCACATCTCCCCCGCCGGCGACATCGCCGAGGACGGCCCCGCGGGAGCGTATCTCAAGGAACACGGCATCCCGAAGGAGGAGTTCAACTCCTACGGAAGCCGGCGAGGAAATCACGAGGTGATGATGCGGGGCACCTTCGCCAACATCCGGCTGCGCAACCTGCTGGCGCCCGGAACCGAAGGTGGGTGGACGACGTACCCGCCGGGCGGCGAAAAGGCGACGATCTACGACGCGGCGATGCGGTACGCTGCGGATGGGACCCCGCTGATCCTCCTCGCCGGGAAGGAGTACGGCAGCGGCTCGTCGCGCGACTGGGCGGCGAAGGGCCCGTGCTTGCTGGGGGTGCGCGCGGTGATCGCGGAGAGCTTCGAGCGGATCCACCGCAGCAACCTCGTCGGGATGGGAATCCTGCCGCTCCAGTTCGTGGACGGCGCCACCAGGGAGTCCCTCGGCCTGAC
- a CDS encoding transketolase: MKSLEATVEKNALALRAINTIRFLAVDAVQKAKSGHPGTPMGLAPLSYLLWTKFLRYNPANPDWAGRDRFVLSCGHASMLLYSLLHLTGFDVTLDDLKNFRQWGSKTPGHPEAGHTPGVEVTTGPLGQGFGNAVGMAMASRMLAQRFNRPGHEIVSHRIVALCSDGDLMEGVASEAASLAGFHRLGNLVAFYDDNRITIEGSTDLAFREDVGGRFRAYGWNVLTVADGNTDLAGMAAAIKVAFGERERPTLVIVRTSIGYGSPNKQDTSGAHGAPLGEAEVTLAKEHLGWPATPAFLVPDDVLAHFREALARGEKAEKEWRMKFAAYAAAFPALALEWERRTWGDLPEGWAEGIPTFSPGSGAAATRSASGKVLNAIAAKAPELAGGSADLSPSTDTVIKGGGEFLPDAEPGGRNAHFGVREHGMGAILNGMARHGGVIPYGATFFIFSDYMRPSIRLAALMGCRVVYVLTHDSVGVGEDGPTHQPVEHLASLRAMPNLYVVRPADANETAAAWRMALERTAGPTALVLTRQKLPVLPPEKVFRDGDVYRGAYVLEDAGDGRPDVVLIATGSEVSVALAARKLLADEGVGARVVSMPCMERFEEQEAEYREAVLPPSVPARVSVEAGSTFGWARYVGDRGAAVGIDRFGASAPAERIFREFGITPEAVRDRAKSVLAAIRGGVRA; this comes from the coding sequence ATGAAATCACTGGAGGCCACCGTGGAGAAAAACGCGCTCGCGTTGCGGGCGATCAACACGATCCGGTTCCTGGCGGTCGACGCGGTCCAGAAGGCGAAGTCGGGGCACCCCGGCACGCCGATGGGACTGGCGCCGCTGTCGTATCTTCTGTGGACGAAATTCCTGCGATACAACCCGGCGAACCCCGATTGGGCGGGGCGCGACCGGTTCGTCCTCTCCTGTGGCCACGCCTCCATGCTGCTCTACTCCCTCCTTCACCTCACGGGGTTCGATGTGACCCTTGACGACCTCAAGAATTTCCGCCAATGGGGGAGCAAGACCCCGGGACATCCCGAGGCGGGTCACACCCCGGGCGTCGAAGTGACGACCGGTCCGTTGGGGCAGGGGTTCGGGAACGCCGTCGGGATGGCGATGGCCTCCCGGATGCTGGCGCAGCGGTTCAACCGCCCCGGGCACGAGATCGTCTCCCACCGGATCGTGGCGCTCTGCTCGGACGGCGACCTGATGGAGGGGGTCGCCTCCGAGGCGGCGTCTCTGGCCGGGTTCCACCGGTTGGGGAACCTCGTGGCGTTCTACGACGACAACCGGATCACGATCGAAGGGTCGACGGACCTGGCCTTCCGCGAGGACGTGGGGGGCCGATTCCGGGCGTACGGGTGGAACGTGCTGACCGTCGCGGACGGGAACACGGATCTCGCGGGGATGGCGGCGGCGATCAAGGTGGCCTTCGGCGAGAGGGAGCGTCCCACCCTGGTGATCGTTCGAACGAGCATCGGATACGGGAGCCCGAACAAGCAGGACACGTCGGGCGCGCACGGGGCGCCGCTGGGGGAGGCCGAGGTTACCCTCGCGAAGGAACACCTCGGGTGGCCCGCCACCCCGGCCTTCCTCGTGCCCGACGACGTGCTCGCCCATTTCCGGGAGGCGCTGGCGCGCGGGGAGAAGGCGGAGAAGGAGTGGCGGATGAAGTTCGCCGCGTACGCCGCCGCGTTCCCGGCGCTTGCCCTCGAATGGGAGCGGCGCACGTGGGGCGATCTCCCCGAGGGATGGGCGGAGGGGATCCCGACGTTTTCACCCGGGTCCGGAGCGGCGGCCACCCGAAGCGCGTCCGGCAAGGTGCTGAACGCGATCGCCGCGAAGGCGCCGGAGCTGGCCGGAGGATCGGCGGACCTTTCCCCTTCGACGGATACGGTCATCAAGGGGGGGGGGGAATTCCTGCCCGACGCGGAACCGGGCGGGCGGAACGCCCATTTCGGGGTGCGCGAGCACGGGATGGGAGCGATCCTCAACGGGATGGCGCGGCACGGCGGGGTGATCCCGTACGGCGCCACCTTCTTCATCTTCTCGGACTACATGCGTCCCTCCATTCGCCTGGCGGCGCTGATGGGGTGCCGCGTCGTCTACGTGCTGACGCACGACTCCGTCGGCGTGGGGGAGGACGGCCCGACGCACCAGCCGGTGGAGCACCTCGCGTCGCTTCGTGCGATGCCGAACCTGTACGTCGTCCGGCCCGCCGATGCGAACGAGACGGCGGCGGCGTGGCGGATGGCGCTGGAGCGGACGGCGGGTCCCACGGCGCTCGTCCTCACGCGGCAGAAACTCCCCGTCCTCCCGCCGGAAAAGGTGTTTCGCGACGGTGACGTGTACCGTGGCGCCTACGTGCTGGAGGACGCGGGGGACGGCCGTCCCGACGTCGTGCTGATCGCCACGGGGTCCGAAGTGTCCGTGGCGCTGGCGGCGAGGAAGCTGCTGGCGGACGAGGGGGTGGGGGCGCGCGTGGTGAGCATGCCGTGCATGGAGCGGTTCGAGGAGCAGGAGGCGGAGTACCGGGAGGCGGTGCTCCCACCGTCGGTTCCCGCCCGCGTTTCCGTGGAGGCGGGGTCGACCTTCGGCTGGGCGCGGTACGTGGGGGATCGCGGCGCGGCGGTGGGGATCGACCGGTTCGGCGCTTCCGCGCCGGCCGAGCGGATCTTCCGTGAATTCGGGATCACACCGGAGGCCGTGCGCGACCGGGCGAAATCGGTCCTTGCCGCGATCCGGGGAGGAGTAAGGGCATGA
- a CDS encoding transaldolase yields the protein MKTNPLVALGQAGQSPWLDYIHRGMIASGELGRRIAEDGIRGVTSNPTIFEKAVSSGRDYDAQIRELARGGTAPLEAYKAIVTDDIRAAADVLRPVYDASRGDDGYVSLEVDPDLARDTKATIVRARELFDAVGRPNVMIKIPGTKEGLPAMEETIAAGIPVNVTLIFSVRRYEEVAAAYMRGVERWIAAGGDPRNVASVASFFVSRIDTAVDGLLLSTVERWPGSPKAETALSLLGKTAVASAQLAYARFRAIFDTPAWRSLALLGARVQRPLWASTGTKNPKYSDVKYIEELIGPDTVNTIPPQTMDAFRDHGVVADTLSGAGADAKAVLDDYALMETGIEEVCARLEEAGVKSFFDSYRKLLAAVEERLNIASSG from the coding sequence ATGAAGACGAATCCGTTGGTCGCGTTGGGACAGGCGGGCCAAAGTCCGTGGCTCGACTACATCCACCGCGGCATGATCGCGTCGGGGGAACTCGGCCGCCGGATCGCGGAGGACGGCATCCGGGGGGTGACCTCGAACCCGACGATCTTCGAGAAGGCGGTCTCCTCCGGGCGCGACTACGACGCCCAGATCCGCGAGCTGGCGCGGGGGGGGACGGCGCCCCTCGAGGCGTACAAGGCGATCGTCACCGACGACATCCGGGCCGCCGCCGACGTGCTGCGTCCCGTGTACGACGCCTCCCGGGGGGACGACGGGTACGTCTCGCTCGAGGTAGACCCGGACCTGGCGCGCGACACGAAGGCGACGATCGTCCGGGCGCGGGAGCTGTTCGACGCCGTCGGCCGGCCGAACGTGATGATCAAGATCCCCGGCACGAAGGAAGGGCTTCCGGCCATGGAGGAGACGATCGCCGCGGGGATCCCGGTGAACGTGACGCTGATCTTCTCGGTACGGCGGTACGAGGAGGTGGCCGCCGCCTACATGCGCGGCGTGGAGCGGTGGATCGCCGCCGGGGGGGATCCCCGGAACGTCGCGTCGGTCGCCTCCTTCTTTGTCTCGAGGATCGACACGGCGGTGGACGGTCTGCTCCTCTCCACGGTGGAACGGTGGCCCGGCTCGCCGAAGGCGGAGACCGCCCTCTCCCTCCTCGGGAAGACGGCGGTGGCCAGCGCGCAGCTGGCGTACGCAAGGTTCCGGGCGATCTTCGATACGCCGGCCTGGCGTTCCCTCGCTTTGCTTGGCGCGAGGGTGCAGCGGCCCCTGTGGGCGAGCACCGGGACGAAGAACCCGAAATACTCCGACGTGAAATACATCGAGGAACTGATCGGGCCCGATACGGTGAACACGATCCCGCCGCAGACGATGGACGCCTTCCGTGACCACGGCGTCGTGGCCGACACCCTGTCCGGCGCGGGCGCCGACGCGAAGGCGGTCCTCGACGACTACGCGCTGATGGAAACCGGGATCGAGGAGGTTTGCGCCCGCCTGGAGGAGGCGGGGGTGAAGAGTTTCTTCGATTCGTACCGGAAGCTCCTCGCCGCGGTCGAGGAGCGGCTGAACATCGCTTCGAGCGGGTGA